One window from the genome of Thermus sediminis encodes:
- a CDS encoding CdaR family protein, with product MRDWPALLFSLLAALAVWNSLRERAPVVERALNLPLQVVGLGGDQVAEGVPREVLLRLRGPAPLVEGTPPVSAFLDLSGAEGVFSREVRVAAPQGVEVLEVRPARVEGQVEAILTRILPVEVLPQGFWVRTEPAFVEAKGPRSQVEAAVVALGLDLGEEVPLVALGLRGPLPGVVLSPPQVRVVVREEALFRKEVPLVLRPPEGLRVVDYAPREVEVVGPRGILEGLTEVEARPQEGFRPGEVVGPFVLSLPPGVRPLGQVSGRARFALE from the coding sequence ATGCGTGACTGGCCTGCCCTGCTCTTCTCCCTCCTGGCGGCCTTGGCTGTCTGGAACTCCTTGAGGGAGCGGGCCCCCGTGGTGGAGCGGGCCCTCAACCTCCCCCTCCAGGTGGTGGGCCTAGGGGGGGACCAGGTGGCGGAAGGGGTGCCCCGGGAGGTCCTGTTGCGCCTCCGGGGCCCCGCCCCCCTGGTGGAGGGCACCCCCCCGGTCTCCGCCTTCCTGGACCTGTCCGGGGCCGAGGGGGTCTTCAGCCGGGAGGTGCGGGTGGCCGCCCCCCAGGGGGTGGAGGTCTTGGAGGTGCGCCCGGCCCGGGTGGAGGGCCAGGTGGAGGCCATCCTCACCCGCATCCTGCCGGTGGAGGTCCTCCCCCAGGGCTTCTGGGTGCGCACCGAGCCGGCCTTTGTGGAGGCTAAAGGGCCCAGGAGCCAGGTGGAGGCGGCGGTGGTGGCCTTGGGCCTGGACCTGGGGGAGGAGGTGCCCCTGGTGGCCCTTGGCCTCCGGGGCCCCCTGCCCGGAGTGGTCCTTTCCCCGCCCCAGGTGCGGGTGGTGGTCCGGGAGGAGGCCCTCTTCCGCAAGGAGGTGCCCCTGGTCCTGAGGCCGCCCGAGGGCCTTAGGGTGGTGGACTATGCCCCTAGGGAGGTGGAGGTGGTGGGGCCGAGGGGGATCCTGGAGGGCCTTACCGAGGTGGAGGCCAGGCCCCAGGAGGGGTTCCGCCCGGGAGAGGTGGTGGGGCCCTTCGTCCTCTCCCTTCCCCCTGGGGTGCGGCCCCTGGGCCAGGTTTCGGGAAGGGCTCGGTTTGCGCTAGAATAG
- a CDS encoding glutaredoxin family protein — translation MVRLYGIPGCGPCEIVRMFLEREGIPYEFVNAKADPEAARKIAELVGSPTAGVVLEWQGGLEALRGVSPQGLNAWLARYRESA, via the coding sequence ATGGTGCGGCTTTACGGCATCCCCGGGTGCGGCCCCTGCGAGATCGTGAGGATGTTCTTGGAAAGGGAGGGCATCCCCTACGAGTTCGTCAACGCCAAGGCCGACCCTGAGGCCGCCAGGAAGATCGCCGAACTCGTGGGAAGCCCCACGGCCGGGGTGGTGCTGGAGTGGCAGGGGGGCCTCGAGGCCCTCCGCGGGGTCTCCCCGCAGGGCCTGAACGCCTGGCTCGCCCGCTACCGGGAAAGCGCCTAG
- the fmt gene encoding methionyl-tRNA formyltransferase, which translates to MRVAFFGTPLWAVPVLEALHRHHRVVLVVTQPDKPKGRGLRPAPSPVAQYALEHGLPLLKPERLRRNREFLEAFRASGPEVAVTAAYGKVLPKEVLEVPPWGFLNLHPSLLPKYRGPAPVPWALIRGEKETGVVIMKTEEGLDTGPLYAAWRTEILPEEDAHALSERLRDKGVELLLQVLEDLPHLTPTPQEGEASYAPLLTKEEGRVRFAESAEAIYNRHRGVQPWPGSHFFHGGKRVKVLKMRPEPGEGEPGVVQAVDREGVLVGTGEGIIRLLEVQPEGRRPMPAADWARGYGVGPGTRLD; encoded by the coding sequence GTGAGGGTGGCCTTCTTCGGCACCCCCCTCTGGGCGGTCCCTGTTCTAGAGGCTCTCCACCGCCACCACCGGGTGGTCTTGGTGGTAACCCAGCCCGACAAGCCGAAGGGCCGGGGCCTGAGGCCCGCGCCAAGCCCCGTAGCCCAGTACGCCCTGGAGCACGGCCTCCCCCTCCTCAAGCCTGAGCGCCTCAGGAGGAACCGGGAGTTCCTGGAGGCCTTCCGGGCCAGTGGCCCAGAGGTGGCCGTCACCGCCGCCTATGGCAAAGTCCTGCCCAAGGAGGTGCTGGAGGTCCCCCCCTGGGGCTTCCTCAACCTCCACCCCTCCCTCCTCCCCAAGTACCGGGGCCCGGCCCCCGTGCCCTGGGCCCTGATCCGGGGGGAGAAGGAGACCGGAGTGGTCATCATGAAGACGGAGGAGGGGCTGGACACCGGCCCGCTCTATGCCGCCTGGCGCACGGAGATCCTGCCGGAGGAGGACGCCCACGCCCTCTCCGAGCGCCTCCGGGATAAGGGCGTTGAGCTTCTCCTGCAGGTTTTGGAGGACCTTCCCCACCTCACCCCCACCCCCCAGGAGGGGGAGGCCAGCTACGCCCCCCTCCTCACCAAGGAGGAGGGGAGGGTCCGCTTCGCCGAGAGCGCCGAGGCCATCTATAACCGCCACCGGGGGGTCCAGCCCTGGCCTGGCAGCCACTTCTTCCACGGGGGCAAGCGGGTCAAGGTCCTGAAGATGCGCCCCGAGCCTGGGGAAGGGGAGCCCGGCGTAGTCCAGGCCGTGGACCGGGAGGGGGTCTTGGTGGGGACGGGGGAGGGGATCATCCGCCTCCTCGAGGTCCAGCCCGAGGGCAGGCGCCCCATGCCCGCCGCCGACTGGGCCCGGGGCTACGGGGTGGGGCCGGGAACCCGCTTGGACTAG
- the cdaA gene encoding diadenylate cyclase CdaA, producing MPFTWRDLLDILLVAVLFYYLWRLVVGTRALNLVRGVLVYLLVWFLASLLGLSTLSWLLGNAATLGAFALIVVFQPELRGLLERLGRPQGQRASSLALEELLLGLSRLSERRYGALIALERRTPLGEYAATGEVLEARLSARLLAALFYPGTPLHDGGAILRDGRLFAAGCVFPLSEAQVGLGTRHRAALGLSEVSDALVLVVSEETGAIRVAEGGRLSPPLTLEALRAKLKEVVHA from the coding sequence ATGCCCTTCACCTGGCGCGACCTCCTGGACATCCTCCTGGTAGCCGTCCTCTTTTACTACCTCTGGCGCCTGGTCGTGGGCACCCGGGCCCTCAACCTGGTCCGGGGGGTTTTGGTTTACCTTCTGGTCTGGTTCCTGGCCAGCCTCCTGGGGCTCTCCACCCTCTCCTGGCTCCTGGGGAACGCGGCCACCCTGGGGGCCTTCGCCCTCATCGTGGTCTTCCAGCCGGAGCTCAGGGGGCTTTTGGAGCGCCTGGGCCGCCCCCAGGGCCAAAGGGCTTCCTCCTTGGCCCTAGAGGAGCTCCTCCTCGGCCTCTCCCGCCTCTCGGAAAGGCGCTACGGGGCCCTGATCGCCTTGGAAAGGCGCACCCCTTTGGGGGAGTACGCGGCTACAGGGGAGGTGCTGGAGGCTAGGCTTTCCGCCCGCCTTTTGGCGGCCCTCTTTTACCCGGGCACCCCCCTGCACGACGGGGGAGCCATCCTGCGGGATGGGCGACTCTTCGCCGCAGGGTGCGTCTTTCCCCTCTCCGAGGCCCAGGTGGGCCTGGGCACCCGGCACCGGGCCGCCCTCGGGCTTTCCGAGGTCTCCGACGCCCTGGTCCTGGTGGTGAGCGAGGAGACGGGGGCCATTCGGGTAGCGGAGGGGGGGAGGCTTTCCCCTCCCCTCACCCTCGAGGCCCTGCGGGCTAAGCTCAAGGAGGTGGTCCATGCGTGA
- a CDS encoding AI-2E family transporter, translating into MREAFRQVWSSPYVRVLLFVLLFFAFLLFLQRAWPGLRILLFAFAFAYLAHPLVRLFETWRIPRALGVALVYLGLGLFLGLISFLAAQTVRELSRLVQDLPQYVAPAIAWLSGLPQRVEAVPLPPYLAPILAEIGENLEDLLQGFLQTLLGWLRGLLDQGGSLLSLFTGLLGGVFQLFTALIVSAYFLYDLPRLGRAVLRAFPEPYQPLAAELFGKLDRSVGGFIRSQLLVAFLVGLMVGVGLSLVGVPLAASLGFLAGVFNLIPYVGPVVAGIPAVLLAATEGWLKALLALLVLWLANQVEASVLGPLIVARATRLHPVTAIAGILVGVSLFGLWGALLGVPVAAFLKVLVEDYYQRSRFYREG; encoded by the coding sequence ATGCGCGAGGCCTTCCGCCAGGTCTGGTCCAGCCCCTATGTCCGCGTCCTCCTCTTTGTCCTCCTGTTCTTCGCCTTCCTCCTCTTCTTGCAAAGGGCCTGGCCCGGTCTGCGCATCCTCCTCTTCGCCTTCGCCTTTGCCTACCTAGCCCATCCCCTGGTGCGGCTTTTTGAAACCTGGAGGATTCCCCGGGCCCTGGGGGTGGCCCTGGTCTACCTGGGGCTTGGCCTTTTCCTGGGCCTTATCTCCTTTCTCGCCGCGCAGACGGTGCGGGAGCTCTCCCGCCTGGTCCAGGACCTGCCCCAGTACGTGGCTCCGGCTATCGCCTGGCTCTCGGGGCTGCCCCAAAGGGTGGAGGCGGTCCCCCTACCCCCCTACCTGGCCCCCATCCTGGCGGAGATCGGGGAGAACCTCGAGGACCTCCTCCAGGGTTTTCTGCAAACCCTCCTGGGCTGGCTGCGGGGGCTTCTGGACCAGGGGGGTAGCCTTCTCAGCCTTTTCACCGGGCTCTTGGGGGGGGTTTTCCAGCTCTTCACCGCCCTGATCGTCTCCGCCTACTTCCTTTACGACCTTCCCCGCCTAGGCCGGGCCGTCCTCCGCGCCTTCCCCGAGCCCTACCAGCCCCTGGCCGCCGAGCTCTTTGGCAAGCTGGACCGCAGCGTGGGCGGCTTCATCCGCAGCCAGCTCCTGGTGGCCTTCCTAGTGGGGCTCATGGTGGGGGTGGGGCTCTCCTTGGTAGGGGTGCCCCTGGCGGCCAGCCTGGGCTTCTTGGCCGGGGTCTTCAACCTCATCCCCTATGTGGGGCCGGTCGTGGCCGGGATTCCCGCTGTGCTCCTAGCGGCCACCGAGGGCTGGCTCAAGGCCCTCCTCGCCCTCCTGGTCCTCTGGCTGGCCAACCAGGTGGAGGCCAGCGTCCTGGGGCCCCTCATCGTGGCCCGGGCCACCCGGCTCCACCCCGTTACGGCCATCGCCGGCATCCTGGTGGGGGTGAGCCTCTTCGGGCTCTGGGGGGCTCTTCTTGGGGTGCCCGTCGCTGCCTTTCTAAAGGTGCTCGTGGAGGACTACTACCAGAGGAGCCGCTTTTACCGGGAGGGCTAG
- a CDS encoding DinB family protein — MVNLEAYGDKEEALAHLAQSRQALLARLRGAEASWLSTPLRPGAWTPLLVAEHVALVEDSTARVLRRLRRLAAGESLPPVPFVPGEFRDGKPQAPEPVRPKGSLSLEEVLVLLEKARSFLLEEARLLDPHNPATFPHPFFGPLTALGWLRAAAYHEAHHLKALG; from the coding sequence ATGGTGAACCTGGAAGCCTACGGGGATAAGGAAGAGGCCCTGGCCCACCTGGCCCAAAGCCGCCAGGCCCTCCTCGCCCGCCTAAGGGGGGCGGAGGCCTCCTGGCTTTCCACCCCCCTCCGCCCCGGGGCCTGGACCCCCCTCCTGGTGGCCGAGCACGTGGCCCTGGTGGAGGACTCCACCGCCCGGGTCCTGAGGCGGCTCCGCCGCCTAGCCGCAGGGGAGAGCCTGCCCCCCGTCCCCTTCGTCCCCGGGGAGTTCAGGGACGGAAAGCCCCAGGCCCCGGAGCCCGTCCGGCCCAAGGGGAGCCTGAGCCTAGAGGAGGTCCTAGTCCTTCTGGAAAAGGCCCGGAGCTTTCTCCTGGAGGAGGCGAGGCTTCTGGACCCCCATAACCCGGCCACCTTCCCCCACCCCTTCTTTGGCCCCCTCACCGCCCTGGGCTGGCTCCGGGCCGCGGCCTACCACGAGGCCCACCACCTAAAGGCCTTGGGCTAG
- a CDS encoding enoyl-ACP reductase FabI, which yields MLTVDLTGKKALVMGVTNQRSLGYAIAEKLKGAGAEVALSYQGERIRPEAEKLAEALGGALLFQADATRDEELDALFLGVKEAWGHLDYLVHAIAFAPREAMEGRYLDTKRADWLLALEVSAYSLVAAAQRAEPLLREGGGMVTLTYYASEKVVPRYNVMAIAKAALEASVRYLAYELGPKGVRVNAISAGPVRTVAARSIPGFTKMYDQVAQVAPLGRNVTQEEVGNLGLFLLSPLASGITGEVVYVDAGYHIMGMELEKAGENPG from the coding sequence ATGCTCACCGTGGACCTTACCGGCAAGAAGGCCCTGGTCATGGGGGTCACCAACCAGCGTAGCCTGGGCTATGCCATCGCCGAGAAGCTCAAAGGGGCAGGGGCGGAGGTCGCCTTGAGCTACCAAGGGGAAAGGATCCGCCCCGAGGCGGAAAAACTCGCCGAGGCCTTAGGGGGAGCCCTCCTCTTCCAGGCGGACGCCACCCGGGACGAGGAGCTGGATGCCCTCTTCCTAGGGGTCAAGGAGGCCTGGGGGCACCTGGACTACCTGGTGCACGCCATCGCCTTCGCCCCCCGGGAGGCCATGGAGGGGCGGTACCTGGACACCAAGCGGGCGGACTGGCTCCTGGCCCTGGAGGTCTCCGCCTACTCCCTGGTGGCCGCGGCCCAAAGGGCCGAGCCCCTCCTCCGGGAGGGAGGGGGGATGGTCACCCTCACCTACTACGCCAGCGAGAAGGTGGTCCCCAGGTACAACGTCATGGCCATCGCCAAGGCGGCCCTCGAGGCCAGCGTCCGCTACCTGGCCTATGAACTCGGCCCCAAGGGGGTGCGGGTGAACGCCATCTCCGCGGGGCCGGTGCGCACCGTGGCCGCCCGGAGCATCCCCGGCTTCACCAAGATGTACGACCAGGTGGCCCAGGTGGCCCCCTTGGGGCGCAACGTCACCCAGGAGGAGGTGGGGAACCTGGGGCTTTTCCTCCTCTCTCCCCTCGCAAGCGGCATCACCGGGGAGGTGGTCTACGTGGACGCCGGCTACCACATCATGGGGATGGAGCTAGAGAAAGCGGGCGAAAACCCCGGCTAG
- the ispG gene encoding flavodoxin-dependent (E)-4-hydroxy-3-methylbut-2-enyl-diphosphate synthase, which translates to MEGMRRPTPTVWVGRVPLGSAHPIAVQSMTNTPTREVEATFRQILELHRAGSEIVRITVNDEEAAQAVPEIKARLLAEGAEVPLVGDFHFNGHLLLRKHPKMAEALDKFRINPGTMGRGTHKDENFREMVRIAMDLGKPIRIGANWGSLDPALLTELMDQNARRPEPKAAQEVVLEALVESAVRSYEAALEMGLGEDRIVLSAKVSKARDLLWVYRELARRTRAPLHLGLTEAGMGVKGIVASAAALAPLLLEGIGDTIRVSLTPAPHEPRTKEVEVAQEILQALGLRTFAPEVTSCPGCGRTTSTFFQELAEEVNHHLRARLPEWRRRYPGVEGLKVAVMGCVVNGPGESKHAHIGISLPGAGEEPKAPVYADGKLLTILKGDAIAEDFLRLVEEYVKARFAPQEA; encoded by the coding sequence ATGGAAGGGATGAGGCGCCCTACCCCCACGGTCTGGGTGGGCCGCGTCCCCCTGGGAAGCGCCCACCCCATCGCCGTCCAGTCCATGACCAACACCCCCACCCGGGAGGTGGAGGCCACCTTCCGCCAGATCCTGGAGCTCCACCGGGCGGGGAGCGAGATCGTACGGATCACGGTGAACGACGAGGAGGCGGCCCAGGCCGTGCCCGAGATCAAGGCCCGCCTCCTGGCCGAAGGGGCCGAGGTCCCCTTGGTGGGGGACTTCCACTTCAACGGCCACCTCCTCCTCCGGAAGCACCCAAAGATGGCCGAGGCCCTGGACAAGTTCCGCATCAACCCGGGGACCATGGGCCGGGGCACCCACAAGGACGAGAACTTCCGGGAGATGGTGCGGATCGCCATGGACCTGGGGAAGCCCATAAGGATCGGGGCCAACTGGGGAAGCCTGGACCCCGCCCTCCTCACCGAGCTCATGGACCAAAACGCCAGGCGCCCCGAGCCCAAGGCGGCCCAGGAGGTGGTCCTCGAGGCCCTGGTGGAAAGCGCCGTGCGCTCCTACGAGGCCGCCCTGGAGATGGGCCTGGGGGAGGACAGGATCGTCCTCTCCGCCAAGGTGTCCAAGGCCCGGGACCTCCTCTGGGTCTACCGGGAGCTGGCCCGGCGCACCCGGGCCCCCCTCCACCTGGGCCTCACCGAGGCGGGCATGGGGGTCAAGGGGATCGTGGCCTCGGCCGCCGCCCTGGCCCCCCTGCTCCTCGAGGGCATCGGCGACACCATCCGGGTCTCCCTCACCCCCGCCCCCCACGAGCCCCGCACCAAGGAGGTGGAGGTGGCCCAGGAGATCCTCCAGGCCCTGGGTCTTCGCACCTTCGCCCCCGAGGTGACGAGCTGCCCGGGTTGTGGCCGCACCACCAGCACCTTCTTCCAGGAGCTCGCCGAGGAGGTGAACCACCACCTCCGGGCCCGGCTCCCCGAGTGGCGGAGGCGCTACCCCGGGGTGGAAGGCCTCAAGGTGGCGGTGATGGGGTGCGTGGTCAACGGCCCCGGGGAGAGCAAGCACGCCCACATCGGCATCTCCCTTCCAGGGGCGGGGGAAGAACCCAAGGCCCCCGTCTACGCCGACGGCAAGCTCCTCACCATCCTCAAGGGGGACGCCATTGCGGAGGACTTCCTGAGGTTGGTGGAGGAGTACGTAAAGGCCCGCTTCGCTCCCCAAGAGGCATGA
- the tgt gene encoding tRNA guanosine(34) transglycosylase Tgt, with protein MSPFGFRVTARAGRARVGLLTTPHGAVETPLFMPVGTQGSVKGLMPKDLKEIGSQVLLANTYHLLLRPGPERVRALGGLHGFAGWKGPWLTDSGGFQVMSLGHLRRIDEKGVVFQSHLNGEVVELTPERSIAVQEALGADLIMALDECPPYPSPRGYLKASLERTLRWLERSLKAKTRPDQALFGIAQGGTDPELRRRSTLETLRFDLPGYAIGGLAVGEPKEEMFPMVELSTALLPEDKPRYLMGVGHPEDLVAAMGLGVDLFDCAYPTRTGRFGSALTPEGRLNLKNARHLEEKDPLEKGCDCYACQHFSRAYLAHLVRSGEMLGGILLSLHNLRFLHRLTEGAREAVREGRYREFARDFAERRFGKEVPPWFREALAAGGHW; from the coding sequence ATGAGCCCCTTTGGGTTTCGGGTCACGGCCCGGGCCGGCCGGGCGAGGGTGGGCCTCCTCACCACCCCCCACGGCGCCGTGGAAACCCCCCTCTTCATGCCCGTGGGCACCCAGGGCTCGGTCAAGGGCCTCATGCCCAAGGACCTGAAGGAGATCGGGAGCCAGGTCCTCCTGGCCAACACCTACCACCTCCTCCTCCGCCCGGGGCCCGAAAGGGTGCGGGCCCTTGGGGGGCTCCACGGCTTTGCCGGCTGGAAAGGCCCCTGGCTCACGGACTCCGGGGGCTTCCAGGTCATGAGCCTGGGCCACCTGCGCCGGATAGACGAGAAGGGCGTGGTCTTCCAGAGCCACCTGAACGGGGAAGTGGTGGAGCTCACCCCCGAAAGGAGCATTGCCGTCCAGGAGGCCTTGGGGGCGGACCTCATCATGGCCTTGGACGAGTGCCCCCCCTACCCCTCCCCCCGGGGGTACCTGAAGGCCTCCCTGGAGCGCACCCTCCGCTGGCTGGAACGGAGCCTCAAGGCCAAGACCCGCCCCGACCAGGCCCTCTTCGGCATCGCCCAGGGGGGGACGGACCCCGAGCTCAGGCGGCGCTCCACCCTGGAAACTCTCCGCTTTGACCTCCCTGGGTACGCCATCGGGGGGCTGGCCGTGGGGGAGCCTAAGGAGGAGATGTTCCCCATGGTGGAGCTCTCCACCGCCCTCCTCCCCGAGGACAAGCCCCGTTACCTCATGGGGGTGGGCCACCCCGAGGACCTGGTGGCGGCCATGGGCCTGGGGGTGGACCTCTTTGACTGCGCCTACCCCACCCGCACGGGCCGCTTTGGGAGCGCCCTCACCCCCGAGGGCCGCCTGAACCTGAAGAATGCCCGCCACCTGGAGGAGAAGGACCCCTTGGAGAAGGGGTGCGACTGCTACGCCTGCCAGCACTTCAGCCGGGCCTACCTCGCCCACCTGGTGCGCTCGGGTGAGATGCTTGGGGGGATTCTCCTCTCCCTCCACAACCTCCGCTTCCTCCACCGCCTTACGGAAGGGGCCAGGGAGGCCGTCCGGGAAGGCCGCTACAGGGAGTTCGCCCGGGATTTTGCGGAAAGGCGCTTCGGCAAGGAGGTGCCCCCTTGGTTCCGGGAGGCCCTGGCCGCCGGGGGGCACTGGTGA
- the def gene encoding peptide deformylase has product MIYPIRLYGDPVLRKKARPVQDFSGLKKLAEEMLETMFAARGVGLAAPQIGLSQRLFVAVEYADGSEEEERPLRELVRRVYVVANPVITHREGWVEGLEGCLSLPGLYSEEVPRAERIRVSFQDEEGCPRTLELEGYMARVFQHEIDHLEGRFFFERLPGPKREAFLEEYREELARLQKEARALLKELAP; this is encoded by the coding sequence ATGATCTACCCCATCCGCCTCTACGGGGACCCCGTCCTGCGCAAGAAGGCCCGCCCCGTCCAGGATTTTTCCGGCCTAAAAAAGCTGGCCGAGGAGATGCTGGAGACCATGTTCGCCGCCCGGGGCGTGGGCCTGGCCGCCCCGCAGATCGGCCTCTCCCAGAGGCTTTTTGTGGCCGTGGAGTACGCCGACGGGTCTGAAGAGGAGGAGAGGCCCCTGAGGGAGCTGGTGCGCCGGGTCTACGTGGTAGCCAACCCGGTGATCACCCACCGGGAGGGCTGGGTAGAGGGGCTGGAGGGGTGCCTCTCCCTGCCTGGCCTTTACTCCGAGGAGGTGCCCCGGGCGGAGCGCATCCGGGTGAGCTTTCAAGACGAGGAGGGGTGCCCGAGAACCTTGGAGCTGGAGGGGTACATGGCCCGGGTCTTCCAGCACGAGATCGACCACCTGGAGGGCCGCTTCTTTTTTGAGCGCCTGCCTGGGCCCAAGCGGGAGGCCTTCCTGGAGGAGTACCGCGAGGAGCTGGCCCGCCTGCAAAAGGAGGCCCGGGCCCTTCTCAAGGAGCTTGCCCCGTGA
- the zapE gene encoding AFG1/ZapE family ATPase, giving the protein MRLTERHPEVNLERLLESFVPPPRFQGATFATYRPDPRYPSQTLAKERLRSWIHDRPKGFLRPRMPGPQGVYLDGGFGVGKTHLLVAAYWEAPGPKAFLTFEELTYTLGLMGLREGARRFSALRYLFLDEFELDDPGNAQMAAHFLALTMEQGLRVATTSNTPPGALGEGRFNAEGFRHQIQSLARRFAVERIEGEDFRHRDPTRLPRPWMDGELLEAFRQDPRPKTLDPFPDLLAHLRALHPIRYRYLFLGVEVVYLQGLEPIPDQNDALRFVHFVDQLYKLGLELRVSGVPLRALFPESYRHGAFAKKYGRALSRLAELLG; this is encoded by the coding sequence ATGCGCCTTACGGAGCGCCACCCCGAGGTCAACCTGGAAAGGCTTCTGGAGAGCTTCGTCCCACCCCCCCGCTTCCAGGGGGCCACCTTCGCCACCTACCGTCCCGACCCCCGCTACCCCTCCCAGACCCTGGCCAAGGAGCGCTTGCGAAGCTGGATCCACGACCGGCCCAAGGGCTTCCTCCGCCCCAGGATGCCGGGGCCCCAAGGGGTGTACCTGGACGGGGGCTTTGGGGTGGGCAAGACCCACCTCCTGGTGGCCGCTTACTGGGAGGCTCCCGGGCCCAAGGCCTTCCTCACCTTTGAGGAGCTCACCTACACCCTGGGCCTCATGGGCCTTAGGGAGGGGGCGCGGCGCTTTTCCGCGCTTCGCTACCTCTTCCTGGACGAGTTTGAGCTGGACGACCCCGGCAACGCCCAGATGGCCGCCCACTTCCTGGCCCTCACCATGGAGCAGGGCCTCAGGGTGGCCACCACCTCCAACACCCCGCCCGGGGCCCTGGGGGAGGGGCGGTTCAACGCCGAGGGGTTCCGCCACCAGATCCAAAGCCTCGCCCGCCGCTTCGCCGTGGAGCGGATAGAGGGGGAGGACTTCCGCCACCGGGACCCCACCCGCCTCCCCAGGCCTTGGATGGACGGGGAGCTCTTGGAGGCCTTCCGCCAGGACCCGAGGCCCAAGACGTTAGACCCCTTCCCCGACCTCCTCGCCCACCTCCGCGCCCTCCACCCCATCCGCTACCGCTACCTCTTCCTCGGGGTGGAGGTGGTCTATCTCCAGGGTCTGGAGCCCATCCCCGACCAGAACGACGCCCTACGCTTTGTGCATTTCGTGGACCAACTCTATAAACTTGGCCTGGAGTTGCGGGTTTCGGGGGTGCCCTTGAGGGCCCTCTTTCCCGAGAGCTACCGCCATGGGGCCTTCGCCAAAAAGTACGGGCGGGCCCTTTCCCGCCTGGCGGAGCTTTTGGGGTAG
- a CDS encoding phosphopentomutase, which produces MKVVALVLDSVGLGYLPDAPLFGDEGADTLDHTVLKTGIALPHLAGLGLGWIPGVHTLPRPEAPRGAFGRMRETNPGKDTTTGHWEFVGVFLEKPFRTYPEGFSEELLRAWAERIGVGGWLLNRPYSGTEAIRDYGEAHLRTGHPIVYTSADSVFQVAAHVEVVPLETLYGWCRVAREMLMGEQQVARVIARPFAGVLGAFRRLEHLRKDFALEPPRNVLDLLKEGGFEVVGVGKIPDIYAGRGFTREVRTKDNRDGLEKTLALMGEPFSGLVFANLVDFDAKYGHRRDPEGYGRALEEVDRFLPRLLQALGPEDHLFLVSDHGNDPTFFGTDHTREYGMLLWVGPGVKGDLGTRESFADLGATWARLFGLAWEGPGKSLL; this is translated from the coding sequence ATGAAGGTGGTGGCCTTGGTCCTGGACTCGGTGGGCCTCGGCTACCTGCCGGACGCCCCTCTCTTCGGGGACGAGGGGGCGGACACCCTGGACCACACCGTCCTCAAGACGGGCATCGCCCTCCCCCATCTGGCCGGGCTGGGCCTGGGCTGGATCCCTGGGGTCCACACCCTGCCCCGCCCCGAGGCCCCCCGGGGGGCCTTTGGCCGCATGCGGGAGACCAATCCGGGCAAGGACACCACCACCGGCCACTGGGAGTTCGTGGGCGTCTTTTTGGAAAAACCCTTCCGCACCTACCCGGAGGGCTTCTCCGAGGAGCTCCTTCGCGCCTGGGCCGAGCGCATCGGCGTGGGGGGGTGGCTCCTGAACCGCCCCTACTCCGGCACCGAGGCCATCCGGGACTACGGGGAAGCCCACCTGAGGACGGGCCACCCCATCGTCTACACCTCGGCGGACTCCGTCTTCCAGGTGGCCGCCCACGTGGAGGTGGTTCCCCTGGAGACGCTTTACGGGTGGTGCCGGGTGGCCCGGGAGATGCTAATGGGGGAGCAACAGGTGGCCCGGGTCATCGCCCGGCCCTTTGCCGGAGTGCTCGGGGCCTTCCGCCGCCTGGAGCACCTGAGGAAGGACTTCGCCCTGGAACCACCCAGGAACGTCCTGGACCTGCTCAAGGAGGGGGGCTTTGAGGTGGTGGGGGTGGGGAAGATCCCGGACATCTACGCCGGGCGGGGCTTTACCCGGGAGGTGAGGACCAAGGACAACCGGGACGGCCTGGAGAAGACCCTCGCCCTGATGGGGGAGCCCTTTTCCGGCCTCGTCTTCGCCAACCTGGTGGACTTTGACGCCAAGTACGGCCACCGCCGGGACCCCGAGGGGTACGGGAGGGCCCTAGAGGAGGTGGACCGCTTCCTCCCCCGACTCCTCCAGGCCCTGGGCCCCGAGGACCACCTCTTCCTGGTCTCCGACCACGGCAACGACCCCACCTTCTTCGGCACGGACCACACCCGGGAGTACGGGATGCTCCTTTGGGTGGGGCCCGGGGTAAAGGGGGACCTGGGCACCCGGGAGAGCTTCGCCGACCTGGGGGCCACCTGGGCCAGGCTCTTCGGGCTTGCCTGGGAGGGGCCGGGGAAGAGCTTGCTCTAG